One stretch of Streptomyces sp. R21 DNA includes these proteins:
- a CDS encoding FAD-dependent monooxygenase yields the protein MAADSIHTDVVIVGGGPVGLLLAGELAYGGVGAVVVEKRRAPNTESRASTLHARTMEILDSRGLLPDFGPVPNEVLGHFGGIPLDLTLPSSHPGQWKVQQTKTEAVLEEWALSLGAELKCKHELIAVADLGDHIEAEAVGHDGVHRRLTARYLVACDGEDSTVRRLLGADFPGQDAGRTLLRADVVGIDVPNRRFERLERGLAIAARRPDGVTRVMVHEFGAPARPPAGDAPFEEIAVVWKRVTGEDISAGTPLWVNAFGDASRQLTHYRHGRILFAGDAAHRQMPIGGQALNLGLQDAFNLGWKLALHLRGKAPATLLDTYHTERHTVGRRVLANIRAQATLLLGTPEVEPLRTVLAELIAEEDVRAHLAGMISGLDVRYAIDGPGPAHPLLGARLPCTAVHLRDQRAQSARLLRTGGGVLLDLRPTAPPEPSDPVLARWADRVSPRAAAAEPGSVLDGLARVLVRPDGHVVWIDAGTGDQGLSDALERWFGPPR from the coding sequence ATGGCCGCGGACAGCATCCACACCGACGTCGTCATCGTGGGCGGCGGCCCCGTCGGGCTCCTGCTCGCCGGGGAACTCGCCTACGGCGGCGTCGGCGCCGTCGTCGTGGAGAAGCGGCGCGCCCCCAACACCGAGTCACGGGCCTCCACCCTGCACGCCCGCACCATGGAGATCCTCGACAGCCGCGGCCTGCTGCCCGACTTCGGCCCCGTCCCCAATGAAGTGCTCGGCCACTTCGGCGGCATCCCCCTCGACCTCACCCTGCCCAGCTCGCACCCCGGGCAGTGGAAGGTGCAGCAGACCAAGACCGAAGCGGTCCTGGAGGAGTGGGCCCTGTCGCTGGGCGCCGAACTCAAGTGCAAACACGAACTCATCGCCGTGGCCGACCTCGGCGACCACATCGAGGCCGAGGCCGTCGGCCACGACGGGGTGCACCGCCGTCTCACCGCCCGCTACCTGGTGGCCTGCGACGGCGAGGACTCCACCGTGCGCCGCCTGCTGGGCGCCGACTTCCCCGGCCAGGACGCCGGCCGCACCCTGCTGCGCGCCGACGTCGTCGGCATCGACGTACCCAACCGGCGCTTTGAGCGCCTGGAGCGCGGCCTTGCCATCGCCGCCCGCCGCCCCGACGGCGTCACCCGGGTGATGGTCCACGAGTTCGGCGCCCCCGCCCGCCCGCCGGCCGGCGACGCCCCCTTCGAGGAGATCGCCGTCGTGTGGAAGCGGGTCACCGGCGAGGACATCAGCGCCGGCACCCCGCTGTGGGTCAACGCCTTCGGCGACGCCTCCCGCCAGCTCACCCACTATCGGCACGGCCGCATCCTGTTCGCCGGCGACGCCGCCCACCGCCAGATGCCCATCGGCGGACAGGCCCTCAACCTCGGCCTGCAGGACGCCTTCAACCTCGGCTGGAAACTCGCCCTGCACCTGCGCGGCAAGGCCCCCGCCACCCTCCTGGACACCTACCACACCGAACGCCACACGGTCGGCCGGCGCGTGCTGGCCAACATCCGCGCCCAGGCCACCCTGCTGCTCGGCACCCCCGAGGTGGAACCGCTGCGCACCGTCCTTGCCGAACTGATCGCCGAAGAGGACGTCCGCGCCCACCTCGCCGGCATGATCAGCGGCCTGGACGTGCGCTACGCCATCGACGGCCCCGGCCCCGCCCACCCGCTGCTCGGCGCCCGCCTGCCGTGCACCGCCGTGCACCTGCGCGACCAGCGGGCCCAGTCGGCGCGGCTGCTGCGCACCGGCGGCGGCGTGCTGCTCGACCTGCGCCCCACCGCCCCGCCCGAGCCGTCCGATCCGGTGCTCGCCCGCTGGGCGGACCGGGTCAGCCCCAGGGCTGCCGCGGCCGAGCCCGGCAGCGTCCTCGACGGCCTCGCGCGCGTCCTGGTGCGCCCGGACGGCCACGTCGTCTGGATCGACGCGGGCACCGGCGACCAAGGACTGTCCGACGCCCTCGAGCGCTGGTTCGGTCCGCCCCGCTGA
- a CDS encoding aromatase/cyclase, with translation MTTREVEHDITIGAPAAAVYQLLADVTNWPQIFPPTIHVDRIEAQGDTERIRIWATANGAPKDWTSQRTLDPKALTITFRQEIPAPPVKHMGGTWIIEPLGAQEAKVRLLHDYSALGDDPHDLLWIERAVDKNSTAELAALKENVERAHAAASEELTFSFTDTVHIAGSAKDAFDFVNEAHLWDQRLPHVATVRLTEDTPGLQELEMDTRAKDGSTHTTKSYRVVFPHHKIAYKQVTLPALMTLHTGEWIFTDTGEGTTASSQHTVTLNTDNIARILGPDATVADARAYVHTALSTNSSATLAHAKAHAEQKRA, from the coding sequence ATGACGACGCGTGAGGTCGAGCACGACATCACCATCGGCGCACCGGCCGCCGCGGTCTACCAGCTGCTCGCGGACGTGACCAACTGGCCGCAGATCTTCCCGCCCACCATCCACGTGGACCGCATCGAGGCCCAGGGCGACACCGAACGGATCCGCATCTGGGCCACCGCCAACGGCGCGCCCAAGGACTGGACCTCGCAGCGCACCCTGGACCCGAAGGCGCTGACCATCACCTTCCGCCAGGAGATCCCCGCGCCGCCCGTCAAGCACATGGGCGGCACCTGGATCATCGAGCCGCTCGGCGCCCAGGAGGCCAAGGTCCGCCTGCTGCACGACTACAGCGCGCTCGGCGACGACCCGCACGACCTGCTGTGGATCGAGCGGGCCGTGGACAAGAACAGCACCGCCGAACTCGCCGCCCTCAAGGAAAACGTCGAGCGGGCACACGCCGCCGCCAGCGAGGAGCTGACCTTCTCCTTCACCGACACCGTGCACATCGCCGGCAGCGCCAAGGACGCCTTCGACTTCGTCAACGAGGCCCACCTGTGGGACCAGCGGCTCCCGCACGTCGCCACCGTCCGCCTCACCGAGGACACCCCCGGCCTGCAGGAACTGGAGATGGACACCCGCGCCAAGGACGGCTCCACGCACACCACCAAGTCCTACCGGGTCGTCTTCCCGCACCACAAGATCGCCTACAAGCAGGTCACCCTGCCCGCCCTGATGACCCTGCACACCGGAGAGTGGATCTTCACCGACACCGGCGAGGGCACCACCGCCTCCTCCCAGCACACCGTCACCCTCAACACCGACAACATCGCCCGCATCCTGGGCCCCGACGCCACCGTCGCCGACGCCCGCGCCTACGTGCACACCGCCCTGTCCACCAACAGCAGCGCCACCCTGGCCCACGCCAAGGCCCACGCCGAGCAGAAGCGGGCCTGA
- the fabG gene encoding 3-oxoacyl-ACP reductase FabG: MPTTASPRVAVVTGATSGIGLATARLLAQNGHQVFIGARSAENVAHTVKDLQAEILQVDGAVVDVRDTASVEAFVQAAVDRYGPVDVLVNNAGRSGGGVTADLTDELWQDVVETNLHSVFRVTRAVLNAGGMRTKSRGRIINIASTAGKQGVVLGAPYSASKHGVVGFTKALGNELAPTGITVNAVCPGYVETPMAQRVRQGYADAYDTTEDAILQKFQTKIPLGRYSTPEEVAGLVGYLASDTAASITAQALNVCGGLGNF, translated from the coding sequence ATGCCCACCACCGCATCCCCCCGGGTCGCCGTCGTCACCGGTGCCACCAGCGGCATCGGCCTGGCCACCGCCCGCCTGCTGGCCCAAAACGGCCACCAGGTCTTCATCGGCGCCCGCAGCGCCGAGAACGTCGCGCACACCGTCAAGGACCTCCAGGCCGAGATCCTCCAGGTGGACGGGGCCGTCGTCGACGTCCGCGACACCGCCTCCGTGGAGGCGTTCGTGCAGGCGGCCGTCGACCGCTACGGCCCCGTCGACGTCCTGGTCAACAACGCGGGCCGCTCCGGCGGCGGCGTGACCGCCGACCTCACCGACGAGCTGTGGCAGGACGTCGTCGAGACCAACCTCCACAGCGTCTTCCGCGTGACCCGCGCCGTCCTCAACGCCGGCGGCATGCGCACCAAGAGCCGCGGCCGGATCATCAACATCGCCTCCACGGCGGGCAAGCAGGGCGTCGTCCTGGGCGCCCCCTACTCCGCCTCCAAGCACGGCGTCGTCGGCTTCACCAAGGCCCTGGGCAACGAACTCGCCCCCACCGGCATCACCGTCAACGCGGTCTGCCCCGGCTACGTCGAGACCCCGATGGCCCAGCGCGTGCGGCAGGGCTACGCGGACGCCTACGACACCACCGAGGACGCCATCCTGCAGAAGTTCCAGACGAAGATCCCCCTGGGCCGCTACTCCACCCCCGAGGAGGTCGCCGGCCTCGTCGGCTACCTGGCCTCCGACACCGCCGCCTCCATCACCGCGCAGGCCCTGAACGTCTGCGGCGGCCTCGGCAACTTCTGA